The following are encoded in a window of Mycobacterium sp. ELW1 genomic DNA:
- a CDS encoding rubredoxin: MSEQDYKLFICVQCGFEYDEAKGWPEDGIAPGTRWDDIPEDWSCPDCGAAKSDFEMVEVARP; this comes from the coding sequence GTGAGCGAGCAGGACTACAAGCTGTTTATCTGCGTGCAGTGCGGATTCGAGTACGACGAAGCCAAAGGCTGGCCGGAGGACGGCATCGCCCCGGGCACCCGATGGGACGACATCCCGGAGGACTGGAGCTGCCCGGACTGCGGCGCGGCGAAGTCGGACTTCGAGATGGTGGAAGTCGCGAGGCCGTGA
- a CDS encoding rubredoxin: MSAYQCPICDYVYDEAKGAAREGFPPGTAWTEVPDDWCCPDCGVREKIDFEEIGVKQ; encoded by the coding sequence ATGAGCGCCTACCAGTGCCCGATCTGTGACTACGTGTACGACGAAGCGAAAGGTGCTGCGCGGGAGGGTTTCCCACCCGGCACCGCCTGGACCGAGGTACCCGACGACTGGTGCTGCCCCGACTGCGGGGTGCGAGAGAAAATCGACTTCGAAGAGATAGGTGTCAAGCAGTGA
- a CDS encoding alkane 1-monooxygenase yields MGLIAPTALFVVLPVIWGLNQLGWTAASQVFFWVGPFLIYALLPALDLKFGRDGQNPPDELMEYLENDKYYRYCTYAFIPFQFLSLIFGAYMFTASDLSWLGYEGSLSWFAKIGLALSVGVLGGTGINTAHELGHKKDSLERWLSKITLAQTCYGHFYIEHNRGHHVRVATPEDPASARFGETFWEFLPRSVFGSARSAVKLEAARIRRLGKSPWDPRTWLGNDVLNAWLMSVVLFGALIAVFGPALIPFLIIQAVFGFAMLESVNYLEHYGLLRQKNENGRYERCSPQHSWNSDHLVTNLFLYHLQRHSDHHANPTRRYQTLRSMSEAPELPSGYATLIGVTYFPWVWRRMMDHRVIEHYDGDITKVNIDPRRRAKILARYGVPA; encoded by the coding sequence ATGGGCTTGATCGCACCGACCGCACTGTTCGTGGTGCTGCCGGTCATCTGGGGTCTGAACCAGCTCGGCTGGACCGCGGCGTCCCAGGTGTTTTTCTGGGTCGGCCCGTTCCTGATCTACGCGCTGCTGCCGGCGCTGGACCTGAAGTTCGGCCGCGACGGCCAGAACCCGCCGGACGAGCTGATGGAGTATCTGGAGAACGACAAGTACTACCGGTACTGCACGTACGCGTTCATCCCGTTCCAATTCCTCAGCCTGATCTTCGGCGCATACATGTTCACCGCGTCGGACCTCAGCTGGCTGGGCTACGAAGGCTCACTGAGCTGGTTCGCCAAGATCGGTCTGGCGCTGTCGGTCGGCGTGCTGGGCGGAACGGGCATCAACACCGCGCACGAACTCGGACACAAGAAGGACTCGCTGGAGCGATGGCTGTCGAAGATCACGCTGGCCCAGACCTGTTACGGCCACTTCTACATCGAGCACAACCGCGGCCATCACGTCCGCGTCGCCACCCCGGAGGATCCGGCGTCCGCGCGGTTCGGGGAGACGTTCTGGGAGTTCCTGCCGCGCAGCGTGTTTGGTAGCGCACGCTCGGCGGTCAAGCTCGAGGCAGCCCGCATTCGCCGGCTCGGCAAGAGCCCGTGGGATCCGCGTACCTGGCTGGGCAACGACGTTCTCAACGCCTGGCTGATGTCGGTGGTGCTGTTCGGTGCGCTGATCGCGGTGTTCGGCCCCGCGCTGATTCCGTTCCTGATCATCCAGGCGGTCTTCGGATTCGCGATGCTGGAATCGGTGAACTACCTGGAGCACTACGGTCTGCTGCGCCAGAAGAACGAGAACGGCCGCTACGAGCGGTGCTCGCCGCAGCACAGCTGGAACTCCGACCATCTGGTGACCAACCTGTTCCTGTATCACCTGCAGCGGCACAGCGACCACCACGCCAACCCGACCCGGCGCTACCAGACTCTGCGCAGTATGTCCGAGGCGCCCGAATTGCCAAGCGGCTACGCGACTTTGATCGGTGTGACGTACTTCCCGTGGGTATGGCGGCGGATGATGGACCACCGGGTCATCGAGCACTACGACGGCGACATCACCAAGGTGAACATCGACCCGCGCCGTCGGGCGAAGATCCTGGCCCGGTACGGGGTGCCCGCATGA
- a CDS encoding amino acid permease, which yields MTSKWRTKSVEQSILDTDEPGTRLRKNLTWWDLTVFGVSVVVGAGIFTVTASTFGNITGPAISVSFVIAAVTCGLAALCYAEFASLLPVAGSAYTFSYATFGEFVAWIIGWDLILEFAVGAAVVAKGWSSYLGTVFGFSGGVVAIGPLNFDWGALLIVAIVTTLLALGTKLSANVSAVITAIKVAVVALVVIVGAFYIKASNFSPFIPPSESGAGSSGTGVNQSVFSLLTGAESSHYGLYGVLAGASIVFFAFIGFDVVATTAEETKNPQRDVARGILASLAIVTVLYVSVSIVLSGMVRFSDLRDKAANGHANLATAFSLNGVDWAAKVISIGALAGLTTVVMVLILGLSRVLFAMARDGLLPRQLAQTGTRGTPVRITVLVGVLTAVAATVFPIDKLEEMVNVGTLFAFMLVSAGVIILRRTRPDLERGFRAPLVPVLPILSIAACGWLMLNLTGLTWIRFGVWMVIGVGFYLLYGRSHSVLAKREAAAAR from the coding sequence ATGACCTCTAAGTGGCGGACCAAGTCGGTGGAGCAGTCCATCCTCGACACCGACGAACCGGGCACCCGGCTCCGCAAGAATCTGACGTGGTGGGACCTCACGGTCTTCGGCGTCTCGGTCGTCGTCGGCGCGGGCATCTTCACCGTCACGGCATCGACCTTCGGCAACATCACCGGTCCCGCCATCTCGGTGTCGTTTGTCATCGCCGCCGTGACCTGCGGTTTGGCGGCGCTGTGTTACGCCGAGTTCGCCTCGCTGCTGCCGGTGGCCGGCAGCGCCTACACCTTCTCGTACGCAACGTTCGGGGAGTTCGTCGCCTGGATCATCGGCTGGGACCTGATCTTGGAGTTCGCGGTCGGCGCCGCCGTGGTGGCCAAGGGCTGGTCCAGTTATCTGGGCACCGTCTTCGGCTTCTCCGGTGGTGTGGTGGCGATCGGTCCGCTGAACTTCGACTGGGGCGCCCTGCTCATCGTCGCGATTGTCACCACCCTGCTCGCATTGGGCACCAAGCTCTCGGCGAATGTGTCCGCGGTGATCACAGCCATCAAGGTCGCGGTCGTCGCCCTCGTGGTCATCGTCGGGGCGTTCTACATCAAGGCGTCCAACTTCTCCCCGTTCATCCCGCCGTCGGAAAGTGGCGCGGGTTCGTCCGGAACCGGCGTCAACCAGTCGGTCTTCTCCCTGCTGACCGGGGCCGAGAGCAGCCATTACGGCCTGTACGGCGTGCTGGCCGGGGCCTCGATCGTGTTCTTCGCGTTCATCGGGTTCGACGTGGTGGCCACGACGGCCGAGGAGACCAAGAACCCGCAGCGCGACGTCGCGCGAGGCATCCTCGCCTCGCTGGCGATCGTCACCGTCCTCTACGTGTCGGTCTCAATCGTGTTGTCGGGCATGGTCCGATTCAGCGACCTGCGCGACAAGGCCGCCAACGGCCACGCCAACCTGGCCACGGCGTTCTCGCTCAACGGGGTGGACTGGGCCGCCAAGGTGATCTCGATCGGAGCGCTGGCCGGTCTGACCACGGTGGTCATGGTGCTGATCCTCGGGTTGTCGCGAGTGTTGTTCGCCATGGCTCGTGACGGCCTACTGCCGCGTCAGCTGGCCCAGACCGGGACTCGCGGCACCCCGGTGCGGATCACCGTGCTGGTCGGTGTGCTCACCGCCGTCGCGGCCACCGTCTTCCCGATCGACAAGCTCGAGGAGATGGTCAACGTCGGGACGCTGTTCGCGTTCATGCTGGTCTCCGCCGGCGTCATCATCCTTCGGCGGACGCGCCCGGACCTGGAGCGCGGGTTCCGCGCACCGCTGGTCCCGGTGTTGCCCATCCTGTCGATCGCGGCGTGCGGATGGCTGATGCTCAATCTCACCGGGCTGACCTGGATCCGGTTCGGAGTGTGGATGGTCATCGGGGTCGGGTTCTACCTGCTCTACGGGCGATCCCACTCGGTGTTGGCCAAGCGGGAGGCCGCCGCGGCCAGGTGA
- a CDS encoding oxidoreductase, with amino-acid sequence MGQPPKRHHAIVIGASIAGLCAARVLSDHYDRVTVYERDTLPPEPAHRGAVPQDRHVHILMARGATEFEALYPGLLDDMVAAGVAKLENRPDCIHFGAAGHVLGTGHTLQREFTAYVPSRKQLEWQIRRRTAALPAVDIVQRDVNAPRFDGERQTVTGVELSAPGQDEFVAADLVVDASGRGTRLPSWLDEWGFARPREQTIDVGISYATQQLRIPDGLITEKVVVAGASRRQQAGLGMLFYEDGTWGLTTFTVNHVPPPQTLPEIHQIADEVLPAPLASAIRRGEPLGDIAFHRYPVSRWRRYDKLQRFPGGILPIGDAVASFNPTYGQGMTMTALQVGHLRRLLDSGTHRHLAYELARATAKTTYPVWTMNAIGDLTLHGTDGPAPWWYHPVGSLFDQFLGAAETDRVLAEWFLRRFSLLDSLYMVPPASIIGRAIRHNMSSWWAQKRSTAPVLDPDPVPGR; translated from the coding sequence GTGGGCCAACCCCCGAAGCGTCACCATGCCATCGTCATCGGGGCCAGCATCGCAGGGCTGTGCGCTGCCCGGGTGCTGTCCGATCACTACGACCGGGTGACCGTCTACGAACGCGACACCCTGCCCCCCGAACCCGCGCACCGCGGCGCGGTGCCACAGGACCGCCACGTCCACATCCTGATGGCCCGCGGCGCGACCGAGTTCGAGGCGCTGTATCCCGGACTGCTCGACGACATGGTCGCCGCCGGCGTGGCGAAGCTGGAGAATCGGCCCGACTGCATCCACTTCGGTGCGGCCGGGCACGTGCTGGGCACCGGGCACACCCTGCAGCGCGAGTTCACCGCCTACGTGCCCAGCCGCAAGCAGCTGGAGTGGCAGATCCGCCGCCGCACCGCCGCCCTGCCGGCCGTCGACATCGTGCAGCGCGACGTCAACGCCCCGCGATTCGACGGGGAGCGCCAGACCGTCACCGGCGTCGAGTTGTCCGCGCCCGGCCAGGACGAGTTCGTCGCCGCAGATTTGGTCGTGGACGCCTCCGGCCGCGGCACCCGGTTACCGTCGTGGCTGGACGAATGGGGGTTCGCCCGCCCCCGGGAACAGACCATCGATGTCGGAATCTCCTACGCCACACAGCAGTTGCGTATCCCCGACGGCCTGATCACCGAGAAGGTCGTCGTGGCAGGGGCATCGCGGCGCCAGCAGGCCGGGCTGGGCATGCTGTTCTACGAGGACGGCACCTGGGGCTTGACCACGTTCACCGTCAATCACGTCCCGCCGCCTCAGACGTTGCCGGAGATCCACCAGATCGCCGACGAGGTGCTGCCTGCACCGCTGGCGTCAGCGATTCGTCGGGGAGAACCCTTGGGCGACATCGCTTTCCACCGCTATCCGGTCAGCCGATGGCGCCGGTACGACAAGCTTCAGCGGTTCCCCGGCGGGATCCTGCCCATCGGTGACGCCGTCGCGAGTTTCAACCCGACCTACGGCCAGGGCATGACGATGACCGCGCTACAGGTCGGACACCTGCGTCGGTTGTTGGACTCCGGTACCCACCGCCACCTCGCCTACGAATTGGCCCGCGCCACCGCGAAAACCACGTATCCCGTCTGGACGATGAACGCGATCGGCGACCTGACCCTGCACGGCACCGATGGCCCGGCGCCATGGTGGTACCACCCGGTCGGGTCGTTGTTCGATCAATTCCTCGGTGCCGCGGAAACCGACCGTGTTCTGGCGGAATGGTTTCTGCGCCGGTTCAGCCTGCTGGACAGTCTGTACATGGTTCCGCCCGCATCGATCATCGGCCGCGCGATCCGGCACAACATGTCGTCGTGGTGGGCGCAGAAGCGGTCTACCGCGCCAGTGCTCGATCCAGATCCGGTTCCAGGTAGATAA
- a CDS encoding cation diffusion facilitator family transporter, translating to MSTEGSTKAILAALAANAGIAVAKFVGFLITGSSSMLAESVHSVADTSNQGLLLFGQRQARKQADSLHQFGYGRSRYFYSFVVALVLFSLGSIFALYEGYHKIGHPEPLTSPLVAVVILAVAIALESYSFRTAMVESRPLKGNSSWWQFIRRSRNPELPVVLLEDTGALIGLVFALAGVGLTILTGNPVWDGVGTVLIGLLLGVIAVILMVEMHSLLIGEGATPEDCRAIQAALEQTANVDRVIHLRTQYLGPEEMLVGAKIALAPDTDLATVAVTIDAAEAAVRSAVPAAQVIYLEPDLDRALAR from the coding sequence ATGTCGACCGAGGGCAGCACCAAGGCGATCCTCGCGGCGCTGGCCGCCAACGCGGGCATCGCGGTCGCGAAATTCGTCGGATTCCTGATCACCGGCAGCTCCTCGATGCTGGCCGAGTCGGTGCACTCAGTGGCCGACACGTCGAATCAGGGGCTGTTGCTGTTCGGTCAGCGCCAGGCGCGCAAGCAGGCCGACAGCCTGCACCAGTTCGGGTACGGCCGCAGTCGTTACTTCTACTCGTTCGTCGTGGCGCTGGTGCTGTTCAGCCTCGGCTCGATCTTCGCCCTGTACGAGGGTTACCACAAGATCGGCCACCCCGAACCGCTGACCTCGCCGCTCGTGGCGGTGGTGATCCTGGCGGTGGCAATTGCCCTGGAGTCCTACAGCTTTCGCACCGCGATGGTGGAGTCACGTCCGTTGAAGGGCAACAGCTCGTGGTGGCAGTTCATCCGCCGGTCGCGCAATCCGGAGCTGCCCGTGGTCCTGCTCGAGGACACCGGTGCCCTGATCGGTCTGGTGTTCGCGCTCGCCGGTGTCGGCTTGACGATCCTGACCGGCAATCCGGTGTGGGACGGCGTCGGCACCGTGTTGATCGGACTGCTCCTCGGGGTCATCGCGGTGATCCTGATGGTCGAAATGCACAGCCTGCTGATCGGTGAGGGCGCTACTCCCGAGGACTGCCGGGCGATCCAGGCGGCGCTCGAGCAGACCGCCAACGTCGACCGGGTGATCCATCTCCGTACCCAGTACCTTGGTCCCGAGGAAATGCTCGTCGGTGCCAAGATCGCGTTGGCTCCCGATACCGACCTGGCCACGGTGGCTGTCACCATCGACGCCGCGGAGGCGGCGGTGCGTTCGGCGGTGCCCGCCGCGCAGGTTATCTACCTGGAACCGGATCTGGATCGAGCACTGGCGCGGTAG
- the manA gene encoding mannose-6-phosphate isomerase, class I, which produces MELLRGAIRTYAWGSRTAIAEFTGRPSPTAHPEAELWLGAHPGDPAWLETADGERSLLDAVRADPDGQLGPAVRGRYGDVLPLLVKVLAAEEPLSLQAHPSAEQAVEGYVREDRLGVPLNSPIRNYRDRNHKPELLVALSEFHALGGFRPAARSVDLMRALAVPELDPFIGLLSGQPDADGLRALFTTWITAPQPDLDVLIPAVLDGAVDYMRSGATEFDDEAKTLLELGERYPGDAGVLAAMLLNRITLAPGEAIFMPAGNLHSYIHGVGMEVMANSDNVLRGGLTPKHVDVPELLRVLDFRPADETMLRAPTHREGIELVYETPAQEFAACILMLDGENLGHEIDAPSRHDGPQILVCTEGSVLVRAKSDVVELNRGSAAWVAADDGPIRLEATSPSRLFRATVGL; this is translated from the coding sequence GTGGAATTGCTACGTGGTGCGATACGCACCTACGCATGGGGATCTCGGACAGCGATCGCGGAGTTCACCGGAAGGCCTTCGCCAACAGCGCATCCCGAAGCCGAATTGTGGCTGGGCGCTCATCCTGGGGACCCGGCGTGGTTGGAGACCGCCGACGGCGAGAGGTCGTTGCTCGACGCCGTGCGGGCCGATCCGGACGGCCAGTTGGGGCCGGCCGTACGCGGTCGGTACGGCGACGTGCTGCCCCTGCTGGTGAAGGTGCTGGCCGCCGAGGAGCCGCTGTCGCTGCAAGCCCATCCCAGCGCGGAGCAGGCCGTCGAAGGTTATGTGCGCGAGGACCGTCTGGGCGTGCCGCTCAATTCACCGATCCGCAACTATCGCGACCGCAACCACAAGCCCGAATTGCTGGTCGCGCTCAGCGAATTTCACGCGCTCGGCGGCTTTCGGCCGGCCGCGCGTTCGGTCGATCTGATGCGTGCCCTGGCGGTGCCGGAGCTCGATCCGTTCATCGGACTGCTGAGCGGCCAGCCCGACGCCGACGGTCTGCGCGCCCTGTTCACCACCTGGATCACCGCACCGCAGCCCGACCTGGACGTGCTGATCCCCGCCGTCCTGGACGGTGCGGTCGACTATATGCGCTCGGGTGCAACGGAATTCGACGACGAGGCCAAGACACTGTTGGAGCTGGGGGAGCGCTATCCCGGCGATGCGGGTGTGCTGGCGGCCATGCTGCTCAACCGGATCACGCTGGCCCCCGGTGAGGCCATCTTCATGCCGGCAGGCAACCTGCACAGTTACATCCACGGCGTGGGCATGGAGGTGATGGCCAACTCCGACAACGTGCTTCGCGGTGGCCTGACCCCCAAGCACGTCGACGTGCCCGAGCTCTTGCGCGTGCTGGACTTCCGGCCGGCCGACGAGACGATGCTGCGCGCACCGACCCACCGCGAGGGCATCGAGCTGGTCTACGAGACGCCCGCACAGGAGTTCGCCGCCTGCATCCTGATGCTCGACGGCGAGAACCTCGGCCACGAGATCGACGCCCCGTCCCGCCACGACGGTCCCCAGATCCTGGTCTGCACCGAGGGCTCAGTGCTCGTGCGCGCGAAGTCGGATGTGGTGGAGCTCAATCGCGGGTCCGCCGCCTGGGTGGCCGCCGACGACGGTCCGATCCGCCTGGAGGCGACGTCGCCCTCCCGGTTGTTCCGGGCTACGGTTGGCCTGTGA
- a CDS encoding TobH protein: MSAAHATIDLDDTEGLLEADRDGLLRAAAMAGAQVRATAAAVDEGELALLAADYRPRTVIWVAAAGAAESAGTMLAATLGGVAGEPIVVAAESPPWIGPLDVLVVAGDDAGDPALVSAAATAVRRGARVVVAAPYEGPLRDATAGRTAVLEPRLHTPDEFGLSRYLAAGLATMQAVDPALQADLATLADELDAEALRNSVSRDVFTNPAKALAERMSGRQVVLAGDCAATLGLARYAATVLLRLAGQAVAAAGLSDALVALRTGIAHQFGDPVDALFHDEELDGPLSRGPKVLALTLDSERAMLAARVSGFDDVDLVGAQDFGEGGSVAAPTGRAEQQLATLAVRLQMAAVYLRLVGG, from the coding sequence ATGAGCGCTGCGCACGCCACCATCGACCTCGACGACACCGAGGGCCTTCTGGAAGCCGACCGCGACGGACTCTTGCGGGCCGCCGCGATGGCCGGCGCTCAGGTACGCGCCACCGCGGCCGCGGTCGACGAGGGCGAACTGGCACTGCTGGCCGCCGACTATCGACCACGCACCGTCATCTGGGTCGCCGCCGCCGGCGCGGCCGAGAGCGCCGGCACCATGCTGGCCGCCACCCTCGGCGGAGTGGCCGGGGAGCCGATCGTGGTGGCCGCCGAATCTCCGCCCTGGATCGGTCCGCTCGACGTTCTCGTCGTGGCCGGGGACGACGCCGGGGATCCGGCGCTCGTCTCCGCCGCAGCGACCGCGGTGCGCCGCGGCGCCCGCGTGGTCGTCGCCGCGCCCTACGAGGGTCCGCTGCGCGACGCCACCGCAGGACGGACCGCGGTGCTCGAGCCCCGGCTGCACACGCCCGACGAATTCGGGCTGAGCCGCTACCTCGCGGCCGGACTGGCGACAATGCAGGCTGTCGACCCCGCGCTGCAGGCCGATCTGGCCACCCTGGCCGATGAGCTCGACGCCGAGGCGTTGCGCAACAGCGTAAGTCGCGACGTGTTCACCAATCCGGCGAAGGCGCTGGCCGAGCGGATGTCCGGCAGGCAGGTCGTGCTCGCCGGCGATTGTGCGGCCACCCTGGGGCTGGCCCGGTACGCCGCGACGGTGTTACTGCGGCTGGCCGGCCAGGCCGTCGCCGCCGCCGGATTGTCCGACGCGCTGGTCGCGTTGCGTACCGGCATCGCGCATCAATTCGGCGATCCGGTGGACGCGTTGTTCCACGACGAGGAGCTCGACGGTCCACTGTCGAGGGGCCCGAAGGTGTTGGCTTTGACCCTGGATTCCGAACGCGCGATGCTCGCCGCGCGCGTGAGTGGTTTCGACGACGTCGATCTGGTCGGGGCGCAAGACTTCGGGGAGGGGGGGTCGGTTGCGGCCCCAACAGGGCGAGCCGAGCAACAGCTCGCCACGCTGGCCGTGCGACTGCAGATGGCCGCGGTTTATCTCAGATTGGTGGGGGGATAA
- a CDS encoding phosphomannomutase/phosphoglucomutase yields the protein MSRPADAVRRVIKAYDVRGLVGQEIDDAFVSDVAAAFARLIRDEGGDRIAIGYDMRESSPALAAAFADGVTAQGLDVVRIGLASTDQLYFASGFLDCAGAMFTASHNPAAYNGIKLCRAGAKPVGEDTGLAIIRDEVIAGVPGYDGPHGQVRDQDVLAEYGKFLRSLVDVADLRPLRVAVDAGNGMAGHTTPAVLGPIESLTVLPLYFELDGSFPNHEANPLEPANLADLQKFVVETGADIGLAFDGDADRCFVVDERGGPVSPSAVTALVAGRELSREIGATVIHNLITSRAVPELVVERGGTPLRSRVGHSYIKALMADTGAIFGGEHSAHYYFRDFWGADSGMLAALHVLAALGEQDRPLSELMANYQRYEASGEINFRVADAPTCVESVLKAFGRETVSLDHLDGVTVDLGEGAWFNLRTSNTEPLLRLNVEARSAQEIEEIVRRVSEDIAAQPAGAAP from the coding sequence ATGTCGAGGCCCGCCGACGCGGTTCGCCGTGTGATCAAGGCTTATGACGTGCGCGGTCTGGTCGGGCAAGAGATCGACGACGCGTTCGTCTCCGACGTCGCCGCCGCGTTCGCCCGCCTGATTCGCGACGAGGGCGGCGACCGGATCGCGATCGGCTACGACATGCGCGAAAGCTCGCCGGCGCTCGCCGCGGCATTCGCCGACGGGGTCACCGCCCAGGGTCTCGATGTGGTGCGGATCGGGCTGGCCTCCACCGATCAGCTGTACTTTGCGTCCGGTTTCCTGGATTGCGCGGGCGCCATGTTCACCGCCAGCCATAATCCGGCTGCCTACAACGGCATCAAGCTGTGCCGCGCCGGGGCGAAGCCCGTCGGTGAGGACACCGGGCTGGCGATCATCCGCGACGAAGTGATCGCCGGGGTTCCCGGCTACGACGGGCCGCATGGGCAGGTCCGTGACCAGGATGTGCTGGCCGAGTATGGGAAGTTCCTCCGTTCGCTGGTCGACGTCGCCGACCTGCGACCACTGCGGGTCGCGGTCGACGCAGGCAACGGCATGGCCGGCCACACGACGCCGGCGGTGCTCGGCCCGATCGAGTCGCTGACGGTGCTGCCGCTGTATTTCGAGCTCGACGGTTCGTTTCCCAACCATGAGGCCAATCCGCTGGAGCCGGCCAATTTGGCCGACCTACAGAAATTCGTGGTGGAGACCGGAGCGGACATCGGGCTGGCGTTCGATGGTGACGCCGACCGGTGTTTCGTCGTCGACGAACGCGGTGGCCCCGTTTCCCCGTCGGCGGTCACCGCGCTGGTCGCCGGTCGCGAACTCTCCCGGGAGATCGGCGCCACCGTCATCCACAACCTGATCACGTCCCGTGCGGTGCCCGAGTTGGTCGTCGAACGGGGTGGAACGCCGCTGCGCTCGCGCGTCGGGCATTCATATATCAAGGCTCTGATGGCCGACACCGGAGCGATCTTCGGTGGTGAACATTCGGCGCACTACTACTTCCGCGACTTCTGGGGTGCGGACTCGGGCATGCTGGCCGCCCTGCATGTGCTGGCCGCGCTGGGTGAGCAAGACCGGCCGCTGTCGGAACTGATGGCGAACTACCAGCGCTACGAGGCCTCCGGTGAGATCAACTTCCGGGTGGCCGACGCGCCGACGTGCGTCGAGTCTGTTCTGAAAGCCTTTGGGCGGGAGACTGTTTCGCTGGACCATCTCGACGGGGTGACCGTCGACCTCGGTGAAGGGGCCTGGTTCAACCTGCGCACCTCCAACACCGAACCGCTGTTGCGCCTCAACGTCGAAGCGCGCAGCGCACAGGAGATCGAGGAGATCGTCCGCCGCGTGTCCGAGGACATCGCCGCCCAGCCGGCCGGGGCGGCGCCATGA
- a CDS encoding DUF3499 domain-containing protein: MNVPRRCCRPGCPQYAVATLTFVYSDSTAVVGPLAISREPHSWDLCITHANRITAPRGWELVRHAGPLPEFPDEDDLVALADAVREGRELPARPPIAGFSDPSGAAHAPATGTPIMPAAAHRPTTAGRRRGHLRVLPDPTD; the protein is encoded by the coding sequence GTGAATGTTCCTCGTCGCTGCTGCCGGCCTGGATGCCCCCAATATGCGGTGGCGACGCTGACGTTCGTCTACTCAGATTCGACTGCGGTCGTCGGGCCGCTGGCAATCTCCCGCGAACCGCATTCGTGGGATCTGTGCATCACTCATGCCAATCGGATCACCGCCCCACGCGGTTGGGAGCTGGTTCGCCACGCCGGGCCGCTGCCGGAGTTCCCCGATGAGGATGACCTCGTCGCCCTCGCCGACGCAGTCCGGGAAGGCCGTGAGTTGCCGGCGCGGCCGCCGATCGCCGGGTTCTCCGATCCCAGCGGCGCCGCGCATGCGCCCGCGACCGGAACTCCGATAATGCCGGCGGCTGCGCATCGACCGACGACCGCCGGCCGCCGCCGTGGGCACCTGCGGGTACTGCCGGACCCCACCGACTGA